The Achromobacter pestifer genome includes a region encoding these proteins:
- the tpiA gene encoding triose-phosphate isomerase: MTSVENRARLVLGNWKMHGNLAENAALLTELRAADAASHCEIGICVPFPYLAQAASALTGSSVSWGAQDVSAHEKGAYTGEVSGAMLKEFGCRWALAGHSERRVLHGETDAAVAAKAQAALAAGLTPVVCVGESLADREAGNTLAVIERQLKPVLALGADAVSRMVLAYEPVWAIGTGRTASPEQAQEVHGAIRAALRALGAAQVQVLYGGSVKAANAASLFAMTDIDGALVGGASLVAEEFLRIAAI, from the coding sequence ATGACTTCAGTCGAAAACCGCGCCCGCCTCGTGCTGGGCAACTGGAAGATGCACGGCAACCTGGCCGAGAACGCCGCGTTGCTGACCGAGCTGCGCGCCGCGGATGCTGCGAGCCACTGCGAAATCGGCATCTGTGTGCCGTTCCCCTACCTCGCGCAAGCGGCGTCGGCCCTGACCGGCAGCAGCGTGTCCTGGGGCGCGCAAGACGTCAGCGCCCATGAAAAGGGCGCCTACACCGGCGAAGTCTCCGGCGCCATGCTGAAGGAATTCGGCTGCCGCTGGGCGCTGGCCGGCCACTCCGAGCGCCGCGTGCTGCACGGCGAGACCGACGCAGCCGTGGCCGCCAAGGCCCAGGCCGCGCTGGCCGCCGGCCTGACCCCGGTCGTGTGCGTGGGCGAATCCCTGGCCGACCGCGAAGCCGGCAATACGCTGGCCGTGATCGAACGCCAGTTGAAGCCTGTGCTGGCGCTGGGCGCCGACGCGGTTTCGCGCATGGTCCTGGCCTACGAACCCGTCTGGGCCATCGGCACCGGCCGCACTGCCAGCCCCGAGCAGGCGCAGGAAGTCCATGGCGCCATCCGCGCCGCCCTGCGCGCGCTGGGCGCGGCGCAGGTGCAAGTGTTGTACGGCGGCAGCGTCAAAGCTGCCAACGCCGCCAGTTTGTTCGCCATGACTGATATCGACGGGGCCCTGGTCGGCGGCGCGTCGCTCGTGGCCGAAGAATTTTTGCGAATCGCCGCTATCTAA
- a CDS encoding NAD(P)H-quinone oxidoreductase has product MHAVEISRPGGPEVLVPVERPTPETGAGEVLIKVSAAGVNRPDVFQRKGNYAPPRGASDLPGLEVAGEIVGGDLAGSGFALGDKVCALVAGGGYAEYCVAPAAQCLPIPKGLSDIEAAGLPETYFTVWSNVFDRGRLSEGEALLVHGGASGIGTTAIQLARAMGHKVYATVGSDDRARAVEALGAERGINYKTQDFVKEVLDATGGRGVDVILDMVAGDYIGRDMQCLADDGRIVIIAQLGGSHANVDTAQVMRRRLTITGSTLRPRPVAFKGAIARALREQAWPLLEKGAIKPIVHATFPLAEASRAHAMMESGENIGKIILTM; this is encoded by the coding sequence ATGCACGCCGTAGAAATCTCTCGCCCTGGTGGCCCCGAGGTCCTGGTCCCCGTCGAACGGCCCACGCCGGAAACCGGCGCGGGTGAAGTCTTGATCAAAGTGAGCGCCGCGGGCGTCAATCGTCCCGACGTGTTCCAGCGCAAGGGCAACTACGCGCCGCCGCGCGGCGCCTCGGATCTGCCGGGCCTGGAAGTGGCCGGCGAGATCGTCGGCGGCGACCTGGCCGGCAGCGGTTTCGCCCTGGGTGACAAGGTCTGCGCCCTGGTGGCGGGCGGCGGCTACGCCGAGTATTGCGTCGCGCCCGCGGCCCAATGCCTGCCCATCCCCAAGGGCCTGTCCGACATCGAGGCGGCCGGCCTGCCGGAAACCTATTTCACCGTCTGGAGCAACGTGTTCGACCGCGGCCGCCTGTCCGAAGGCGAAGCGCTGCTGGTGCACGGCGGCGCCAGCGGCATCGGTACCACGGCCATCCAGCTGGCCCGCGCCATGGGCCACAAGGTCTATGCCACCGTCGGCAGCGATGACCGGGCCCGCGCCGTGGAAGCGCTGGGCGCCGAGCGCGGCATCAACTACAAGACCCAGGATTTCGTGAAGGAAGTCCTGGACGCCACCGGCGGACGCGGCGTGGACGTGATCCTGGACATGGTGGCCGGCGATTACATCGGCCGCGACATGCAGTGCCTGGCCGACGACGGCCGCATCGTCATCATCGCCCAGCTGGGCGGCTCCCACGCCAACGTGGATACGGCCCAGGTCATGCGCCGCCGCCTGACCATCACCGGCTCGACCTTGCGTCCCCGTCCGGTCGCCTTCAAGGGCGCCATCGCCCGCGCCCTGCGCGAACAGGCCTGGCCCCTGCTGGAAAAAGGGGCCATCAAGCCCATCGTGCACGCCACCTTCCCGCTGGCCGAGGCTTCGCGCGCCCATGCCATGATGGAAAGCGGTGAAAATATTGGCAAAATCATCCTGACCATGTAA
- the ccsB gene encoding c-type cytochrome biogenesis protein CcsB — translation MPLTAAGPAPLTSRQSVPDVANAAARTGRRLNRTDAGFLLICLAGCAYALADFGQFLNGYEKAMLVGAVPALAWLGWLWRPLRSLVLASGASALLAVWLYAGGAGLLQGDLGRAESVFLLKYLLSSQSAILWMSCLFVLGTLCYWAGLARPAIAWLGTVLTWGGVWAGLTGLLVRWREGHLLGPDVGHIPVSNLYEVFVFFALVTALFYLYYEARYATRALGGFVMLVVASMVVFLSWYSLTRGAHQIQPLVPALQSWWMKLHVPANFVGYGTFSLAGAVGFAYLVKLHGQSAAGKRLIPVFLLGALLCAEPMIFGSGRFSRVWMLYFGVGAMAVGAVLALRRPIARRLPSLEVLEDIMYRAIALGFAFFTVATVLGALWAADAWGAYWQWDPKETWALIVWLNYAAWLHMRLLKGLRGEVAAYWALAGLVVTSFAFLGVNMFLSGLHSYGSL, via the coding sequence ATGCCGCTTACCGCCGCCGGGCCCGCCCCGCTGACTTCCCGCCAGTCCGTGCCGGATGTTGCGAATGCCGCAGCCCGGACCGGCAGGCGTTTGAACCGGACCGATGCCGGGTTCCTGCTGATCTGCCTTGCCGGCTGCGCCTATGCGCTGGCGGATTTTGGTCAATTCCTGAACGGCTACGAGAAAGCGATGCTGGTCGGCGCCGTGCCGGCGTTGGCGTGGCTGGGGTGGCTGTGGCGTCCCTTGCGGTCTCTGGTCCTGGCCAGCGGCGCCAGTGCGCTGCTGGCGGTGTGGCTGTATGCGGGCGGGGCAGGGCTGCTCCAGGGCGATCTGGGGCGCGCCGAGAGCGTCTTCCTGCTCAAGTACCTGCTGTCGTCGCAGTCGGCCATACTCTGGATGAGCTGCCTGTTCGTCCTGGGCACGCTCTGCTACTGGGCGGGCCTGGCCAGGCCCGCGATCGCCTGGCTGGGCACGGTCCTGACCTGGGGCGGGGTATGGGCGGGCCTGACCGGTCTTCTGGTGCGCTGGCGCGAAGGGCATTTGCTGGGACCGGATGTAGGACACATTCCGGTCAGCAACCTGTACGAGGTGTTCGTTTTCTTCGCGCTGGTCACGGCGCTGTTCTACCTCTATTACGAGGCCCGCTACGCCACGCGGGCGCTGGGCGGCTTCGTCATGCTGGTGGTCGCCTCGATGGTCGTGTTCCTGTCCTGGTACTCGCTCACGCGCGGCGCCCATCAGATCCAGCCGCTGGTTCCCGCGCTGCAAAGCTGGTGGATGAAGCTGCACGTGCCGGCCAATTTCGTCGGCTACGGCACGTTCTCGCTGGCGGGCGCGGTGGGCTTCGCGTACCTGGTCAAGCTGCACGGGCAGAGCGCCGCGGGCAAGCGCCTGATTCCGGTGTTCCTGCTGGGCGCGCTGCTATGCGCCGAGCCGATGATCTTCGGCTCAGGGCGGTTTTCTCGCGTGTGGATGTTGTATTTCGGCGTGGGCGCCATGGCGGTCGGCGCGGTATTGGCGCTGCGTCGGCCCATCGCCCGCCGGCTGCCGTCCCTGGAGGTGCTGGAGGACATCATGTACCGGGCCATTGCGCTGGGCTTCGCCTTCTTCACCGTGGCCACGGTATTGGGCGCGCTGTGGGCGGCCGACGCCTGGGGCGCATACTGGCAATGGGATCCCAAGGAAACCTGGGCGCTGATCGTGTGGCTGAACTATGCCGCCTGGCTGCACATGCGGCTGCTCAAGGGCTTGCGGGGAGAGGTGGCGGCCTACTGGGCGCTCGCCGGACTGGTCGTGACGAGCTTCGCCTTCCTGGGGGTCAACATGTTCCTGTCGGGGCTGCATTCGTACGGCAGCCTATAG
- a CDS encoding PLP-dependent aminotransferase family protein, with amino-acid sequence MFSLPLTLSRLDAKPYKQQIADQIEALIRAGRLQEGDRLPAINRMSSLLQVSKNTVLGAYELLIDSSLIQSKPSRGYFVTLNRSLIINPRCPDFVQDRSPVYADAVSQALSSGVCGQPAPMPLRYDFKVGRPSVHAFPLRQFITLSNQLLRHAGRAMAEYAPPAGLWGLRVQVADYLSAAKALKVEPEQVLITAGSQEALSLIASHFLDRHGRAVFESPCYAGFRNLVRRHGAQEAPVPVDGEGLRTDLLPEGPARLAYVTPSHQYPLGHAMSLSRRRQLLEWAGRSGALIIEDDYDGDFCYESVLPMPLAAMSPRQVAYLGTFSKTLGPGLRLGYMVCPPALVDDFTERKALLNNGSPWLTQAVLARYFDENCFARHLQTLRRRYQAQRDELLRGIRKVWGGRGRVSGQNSGMHLAFELPADSPDADVVAAAALAQGVRLYPLAQAAASAADGAEPRHLLFGYAGLETGEIAQAMARVLAACTQLQESCPGRAASRLSLEEARCGGI; translated from the coding sequence ATGTTTTCACTACCGCTCACCCTCTCCCGCCTGGATGCAAAACCCTACAAGCAGCAGATCGCTGACCAGATCGAGGCGCTGATACGCGCCGGACGGCTGCAGGAAGGGGACCGGCTGCCGGCGATCAACCGCATGTCATCGCTGCTGCAGGTATCGAAGAACACCGTGCTGGGCGCGTATGAGCTGTTGATCGATTCCAGCCTGATCCAGAGCAAGCCCAGCCGCGGCTACTTCGTGACGCTGAACCGCAGCCTGATCATCAATCCGCGTTGTCCCGATTTTGTCCAGGACCGTTCGCCGGTCTACGCCGATGCCGTCAGCCAGGCCCTGTCCAGCGGCGTCTGCGGCCAGCCGGCGCCCATGCCCCTGCGCTATGACTTCAAGGTCGGCCGTCCCTCGGTCCACGCCTTTCCCCTGCGCCAGTTCATCACGCTGTCCAACCAGCTGCTGCGGCACGCGGGCCGCGCCATGGCCGAATACGCGCCGCCGGCCGGCCTGTGGGGTTTGCGCGTGCAGGTAGCGGATTACCTGTCGGCGGCCAAGGCGCTGAAGGTCGAGCCGGAACAGGTGCTGATCACCGCCGGCAGCCAGGAAGCCTTGAGCCTGATCGCCTCGCATTTCCTGGACCGCCACGGCCGGGCGGTGTTCGAGTCCCCCTGTTATGCGGGCTTCAGGAATCTGGTGCGGCGGCATGGCGCGCAGGAAGCGCCGGTCCCGGTCGACGGAGAGGGGCTGCGCACCGACCTGCTGCCGGAAGGGCCGGCCAGGCTGGCCTATGTGACGCCGTCGCACCAGTACCCCCTGGGCCACGCCATGTCCCTGTCCAGGCGGCGGCAACTGCTCGAATGGGCGGGCCGCAGCGGCGCGCTGATCATCGAGGACGACTACGACGGCGACTTTTGCTACGAATCCGTGCTGCCCATGCCGCTGGCGGCGATGAGCCCGCGGCAGGTCGCGTACCTGGGCACGTTCTCCAAGACGCTGGGACCTGGCCTGAGGCTGGGATACATGGTCTGCCCGCCTGCGCTGGTCGACGATTTCACCGAGCGCAAGGCGTTGCTCAACAACGGCAGTCCATGGCTGACGCAGGCCGTGCTGGCCCGCTACTTCGACGAGAACTGTTTCGCGCGCCACCTGCAAACCCTGCGGCGGCGCTATCAGGCGCAGCGTGACGAGCTGCTGCGCGGCATCCGCAAGGTCTGGGGCGGACGCGGCCGGGTCAGCGGACAGAATTCGGGGATGCATCTGGCCTTCGAACTGCCGGCGGACAGTCCGGACGCCGATGTGGTCGCCGCCGCCGCGCTGGCGCAGGGCGTGAGGCTGTACCCGCTGGCCCAGGCCGCCGCCAGCGCGGCCGACGGCGCCGAGCCCCGGCATCTGCTGTTCGGCTATGCCGGCCTGGAAACCGGCGAAATCGCCCAGGCCATGGCGCGGGTGCTTGCGGCCTGCACGCAGCTGCAGGAAAGCTGTCCTGGGCGGGCAGCGTCCCGCCTGTCCCTGGAGGAAGCGCGCTGCGGGGGCATTTAG
- a CDS encoding cytochrome D1 domain-containing protein encodes MHTKLLSAAWLLVSAGAAWSAPAEEYLKANQLFQQNCAVCHGADRGGYIAPGLTSDRLVQSEAALRGTIMTGIPDTLMPPFVGRLSDEEIRSLARLIKTQAADDPKWGLDQIRASVQVVVDEATLPAKPTYAIDTVYDLMVVMARGRYGRGDAGNNARTVFLDGKTNKVVGEIATPVAPHIMDFSPVAERWAWLKSDDGMVYKIDLYSLQIVRQAKVGLTGPGIALSNDGKWLAISSFVPKSVAILKADTLEPVKYMDLEGEDPDGKFVKSAGGPVIGSRINNKFALTLRQAGQIWIIDPDKPDMPVTKLAKVGRMLHDTFLTPDGRYSMVASYDDNKIVAIDFKEDKVVRDIPAGCQPHVGSGAVTEVNGRFLAFGTNIGTCDKGSVVTVWDTKDFSVVKQIPVAGATESPAAHPNAPYVAVDIVDKDKRAAWIQLIDKNTLEVAKTLDVGGHAFFPDYNRTGNYLYVSSGYWGDRIKIYDSKTLELVAEHKMESPSGIFSRARTRWLTIGLSETRKF; translated from the coding sequence ATGCACACCAAGCTATTGAGCGCGGCCTGGCTGCTCGTCTCGGCCGGCGCCGCCTGGAGTGCGCCGGCCGAGGAGTACCTCAAGGCGAATCAGTTGTTCCAGCAGAACTGCGCCGTCTGTCATGGCGCCGACCGCGGCGGCTACATCGCGCCGGGCCTGACCAGCGACCGCCTGGTCCAGAGCGAGGCGGCGCTGCGCGGCACCATCATGACCGGCATCCCCGACACGCTGATGCCGCCTTTCGTGGGCCGCTTGTCCGACGAGGAGATCCGCTCGCTCGCCCGTCTGATCAAGACCCAGGCGGCGGACGATCCGAAATGGGGCCTGGACCAGATCCGCGCCAGCGTGCAGGTGGTGGTCGACGAAGCCACCCTGCCCGCCAAGCCGACCTATGCCATCGACACCGTGTACGACCTGATGGTGGTCATGGCGCGCGGGCGCTACGGGCGCGGCGACGCGGGCAACAATGCGCGCACCGTGTTCCTGGACGGCAAGACCAACAAAGTGGTCGGCGAGATCGCCACGCCGGTGGCGCCGCACATCATGGATTTCAGCCCCGTGGCGGAGCGCTGGGCCTGGCTCAAGAGCGACGACGGCATGGTCTACAAGATCGACCTGTATTCGTTGCAGATTGTGCGCCAGGCCAAGGTCGGCCTGACGGGCCCCGGCATCGCCCTGTCCAACGACGGCAAGTGGCTGGCGATCAGCTCGTTCGTGCCCAAAAGCGTTGCCATCCTGAAGGCGGACACGCTGGAACCAGTCAAGTACATGGACCTGGAGGGCGAGGACCCGGACGGCAAGTTCGTCAAGTCGGCCGGCGGCCCGGTGATCGGCAGCCGGATCAACAACAAGTTCGCCCTGACGCTGCGCCAGGCGGGCCAGATCTGGATCATTGACCCCGACAAGCCCGACATGCCCGTGACCAAGCTGGCCAAGGTCGGCCGCATGCTGCATGACACCTTCCTCACGCCCGACGGGCGCTACTCCATGGTGGCGTCCTACGACGACAACAAGATCGTCGCGATCGACTTCAAGGAGGACAAGGTGGTGCGCGACATCCCCGCCGGCTGCCAGCCCCACGTCGGCTCGGGCGCGGTGACCGAGGTCAACGGCCGCTTCCTGGCGTTCGGCACCAATATCGGCACCTGCGACAAGGGCTCCGTGGTCACGGTGTGGGACACCAAGGACTTTTCCGTGGTCAAGCAGATCCCCGTGGCGGGAGCCACTGAATCGCCCGCCGCCCATCCGAACGCGCCGTATGTGGCGGTGGACATCGTCGACAAGGACAAGCGCGCAGCCTGGATCCAGCTGATCGACAAGAACACGCTGGAAGTGGCCAAGACGCTGGACGTGGGCGGGCATGCCTTCTTCCCCGACTACAACCGCACCGGCAACTACCTGTATGTCAGCTCGGGCTACTGGGGCGACCGCATCAAGATCTACGACAGCAAGACCCTGGAGCTGGTGGCGGAACACAAGATGGAAAGCCCCTCGGGCATCTTCTCCCGCGCCCGCACCCGCTGGCTGACCATCGGCCTGTCCGAAACGCGCAAATTCTGA
- a CDS encoding c-type cytochrome, with amino-acid sequence MKPLFRILAALLLSQAAAHALAADGQAALIAGGNPDTLSPHVSAMLPLCASCHGADGISAVGLYPNLAGQKAEYLVKQLNAFKTRERNDPVMSSMAEPLSPEAIQELAQYFSSRK; translated from the coding sequence ATGAAACCGCTATTCCGCATACTCGCTGCGCTGCTGCTGTCCCAGGCCGCCGCGCACGCGCTGGCCGCCGATGGCCAAGCCGCGCTCATCGCCGGCGGCAATCCCGACACGCTCTCGCCCCACGTTTCCGCCATGCTGCCGCTATGCGCGTCCTGCCATGGCGCGGACGGGATCAGCGCCGTCGGCCTATATCCCAATCTTGCAGGGCAGAAAGCTGAATACCTGGTGAAACAGCTCAATGCCTTCAAAACCCGGGAACGCAACGACCCGGTCATGAGTTCCATGGCCGAGCCCTTGAGCCCCGAAGCCATCCAGGAGCTGGCCCAGTACTTCTCCAGCCGCAAGTAG
- a CDS encoding siroheme synthase: MDAPSAMLFPVFFNLAGRQVVVVGGGAVAERKIRLLLAAGAAIAVAAPALTSWLRAAADQGKIQHLPAAFSPACLDGAWLAVAATDHGDTNQAVAAAALARRIPCNVVDDPVLSTIQVPAILDRSPLVVAVSSGGCAPVLARRIRERLEALLDESTGDLARLAARYRSRIVSRFRDLDERRDFYDWMLDGPLPSLLAAGDGRQAGLALEAAMQADAPPRMGSATILAAADGPADLLTLRALRMLNQADLVAHVPAVNPAILDKARRDAARVELKGPGMQPEPAVAAGAGLEWLARQVRAGQRAVLLLGAAHDPKLLARRMAACGVACSVL, from the coding sequence ATGGACGCGCCATCCGCGATGCTGTTCCCGGTGTTCTTCAACCTGGCCGGCCGGCAGGTGGTCGTGGTGGGCGGCGGGGCCGTGGCCGAGCGCAAGATCAGGCTGCTGCTTGCGGCCGGCGCCGCCATTGCCGTGGCGGCGCCGGCCCTGACGTCCTGGCTGCGGGCGGCCGCGGACCAGGGCAAGATCCAACATCTGCCCGCCGCGTTCTCGCCGGCCTGCCTGGACGGCGCCTGGCTGGCGGTGGCCGCGACCGATCACGGCGACACGAACCAGGCGGTCGCCGCGGCGGCGCTGGCGCGCCGCATTCCCTGCAACGTGGTCGACGATCCCGTACTTTCGACGATACAAGTGCCGGCCATCCTGGACCGTTCCCCGCTGGTGGTGGCGGTGTCTTCAGGCGGCTGCGCGCCCGTGCTGGCGCGACGCATCCGCGAACGGCTCGAGGCGTTGCTCGACGAGAGCACGGGAGATCTGGCAAGGCTCGCGGCGCGCTACCGCAGCCGCATCGTCTCGCGCTTTCGCGACCTGGACGAGCGCCGCGACTTCTACGACTGGATGCTGGACGGCCCGCTGCCCTCTTTGCTGGCGGCGGGAGACGGCCGGCAGGCCGGTCTGGCGCTCGAAGCCGCGATGCAGGCCGACGCCCCGCCCCGCATGGGCAGCGCGACGATACTGGCGGCCGCCGACGGTCCCGCCGATCTGTTGACCCTGCGCGCCTTGCGCATGCTGAACCAGGCCGACCTGGTCGCGCATGTGCCAGCCGTCAATCCGGCCATCCTGGACAAGGCGAGACGGGACGCGGCGAGGGTCGAGCTGAAAGGCCCCGGTATGCAGCCCGAGCCGGCCGTTGCCGCGGGCGCGGGGCTGGAATGGCTGGCCCGGCAGGTACGGGCGGGCCAGCGCGCCGTCCTGCTGTTGGGAGCCGCGCACGATCCGAAGCTGCTGGCGCGGCGCATGGCGGCTTGCGGCGTGGCGTGCAGCGTGCTGTGA
- the nirJ gene encoding heme d1 biosynthesis radical SAM protein NirJ, with the protein MFRISAFVSELLRPTPLAPRRRPAGPVVIWNLIRRCNLHCRHCYSASVDKDFAGELDYAEVCAAMDDLHAHGVRALILSGGEPLLRPDIFEIARRAKAMGFYVGLSSNGTLIDRRNIESIAGCGFDYVGISLDGLGATHDRFRGEAGAFDASLEGIRLCRDRGLKVGIRYTMTQGNAGDLPGLLALLDTESVDRFYFSHLNYAGRGGRNRGEDSHHRMTRAAMERIFETCLEQAAAGRPREFTSGNNDADGVFFLHWVRRRFPDRAPHIEARLRQWGGNASGMNVANIDNRGNVHADTMWWHYTLGNVRLRPFSEIWSDPAEPLLKLLRLRPRPVKGRCASCAYLDICNGNTRIRAQKQSGDLWAEDPGCYLNEDETGARMEFPPIPANGEDAPLQRALQLFDDYNRRDPNLVAWNGAMQPREWLYAQFLHDWVAKLAPQAGPALRLAASCQHIGRWEVPREACAAGRAGYLQWRNTLKEHHADIAARLLASAGQDEETIQAVLKIVRKQGIKRDADVQCMENALCLVFLEHQYEEFCDRYPDKVVAVLQKTWHKMDEAGRQAAASLSFSERGRTYLAAALAGANAGEAAKDGRS; encoded by the coding sequence ATGTTCCGCATTTCCGCCTTCGTCTCCGAATTGCTGCGGCCCACGCCGCTGGCGCCCCGCCGGAGGCCGGCCGGGCCTGTGGTGATCTGGAACCTGATCCGGCGCTGCAACCTGCATTGCCGTCATTGCTATTCGGCCTCGGTCGACAAGGACTTTGCCGGCGAATTGGACTACGCCGAAGTCTGCGCAGCCATGGACGATCTGCATGCCCATGGCGTGAGGGCATTGATCCTGTCTGGCGGCGAACCGCTGCTGCGGCCCGACATTTTCGAAATTGCGCGCAGGGCCAAGGCCATGGGCTTTTACGTCGGCCTGTCGTCCAACGGCACCCTGATAGACCGGCGCAACATCGAATCCATCGCCGGCTGCGGCTTCGACTACGTGGGCATTTCGCTGGACGGCCTGGGCGCGACGCACGACCGCTTCCGCGGCGAGGCGGGGGCATTCGATGCCTCGCTGGAAGGCATCCGGCTGTGCCGGGACCGCGGCCTGAAGGTCGGCATCCGCTACACCATGACCCAGGGCAATGCCGGCGACCTGCCCGGGCTGCTCGCGCTGCTGGACACCGAGAGCGTCGACCGTTTTTACTTTTCGCATCTGAACTACGCGGGCCGCGGCGGCCGCAACCGGGGCGAGGACAGCCATCACCGCATGACGCGGGCGGCGATGGAGCGGATCTTCGAGACCTGCCTGGAACAGGCCGCGGCCGGCAGGCCACGGGAGTTCACCTCCGGCAACAACGATGCCGATGGCGTGTTCTTCCTGCATTGGGTGCGCCGCCGTTTCCCGGACCGCGCGCCGCATATCGAGGCCAGGCTGCGGCAGTGGGGCGGCAACGCCAGCGGCATGAACGTTGCCAACATCGACAACCGGGGCAATGTCCACGCCGACACCATGTGGTGGCACTACACTCTGGGAAACGTGCGCCTGCGGCCCTTCTCGGAAATCTGGTCGGATCCCGCCGAGCCCTTGCTCAAGCTGTTGCGGCTGCGGCCGCGGCCCGTCAAGGGACGTTGCGCCAGCTGCGCTTACCTGGACATCTGCAACGGCAACACCCGCATCCGCGCGCAGAAGCAGTCGGGCGACCTTTGGGCCGAAGATCCCGGCTGTTATCTGAACGAAGACGAGACAGGAGCTCGAATGGAATTCCCGCCCATACCGGCCAATGGAGAGGACGCGCCGCTGCAGCGCGCCTTGCAGCTGTTCGATGACTACAACCGGCGCGATCCCAATCTGGTCGCCTGGAATGGCGCCATGCAGCCGCGCGAATGGCTGTACGCCCAATTCCTCCACGACTGGGTGGCGAAGCTGGCCCCGCAGGCCGGCCCCGCCTTGCGCCTGGCCGCAAGCTGCCAGCACATCGGCCGCTGGGAGGTTCCGCGCGAGGCCTGTGCGGCGGGCAGGGCAGGCTATCTGCAATGGCGCAATACGCTCAAGGAACACCACGCGGACATCGCCGCAAGGCTGCTCGCCAGCGCAGGCCAGGACGAGGAAACCATACAGGCGGTACTGAAGATCGTGCGCAAGCAGGGTATCAAGCGCGATGCCGACGTGCAATGCATGGAGAACGCACTGTGCCTGGTGTTCCTGGAGCACCAGTACGAGGAATTCTGCGACCGTTATCCGGACAAGGTCGTCGCGGTGCTGCAGAAGACCTGGCACAAGATGGACGAGGCCGGCAGGCAGGCGGCGGCGTCGCTATCTTTCAGCGAGCGGGGCCGGACTTATCTGGCGGCGGCGCTGGCGGGTGCCAATGCCGGCGAGGCGGCCAAGGACGGACGTTCCTGA
- the ahbB gene encoding siroheme decarboxylase subunit beta has protein sequence MDAVGLTPFELSLVRATQDGLPIRRDPYRAVAERLGVAEAEVMAHLRDMLARGVIRRIGAVPNHYALGFVANGMTVWDVDDGQADAVGAWLGQLADVSHCYRRPRRPPQWRYNLFAMLHGTDRAALLARIAEVAEALAARFPGALRAQEALFSSAILKKTGLRLRDGQGPAA, from the coding sequence ATGGATGCCGTCGGCCTGACTCCGTTCGAGCTGTCACTGGTGCGCGCCACGCAGGACGGGCTGCCGATCCGGCGGGACCCATACCGGGCCGTGGCCGAGCGGCTGGGCGTCGCCGAAGCCGAGGTGATGGCGCATTTGCGCGACATGCTTGCGCGCGGCGTCATCCGGCGCATCGGCGCGGTGCCCAACCACTATGCGCTGGGATTCGTGGCCAACGGCATGACGGTCTGGGACGTGGACGATGGACAGGCCGATGCCGTGGGCGCCTGGCTGGGCCAGCTCGCGGACGTGAGCCATTGCTATCGGCGTCCCCGGCGCCCGCCACAGTGGCGCTACAACCTCTTCGCCATGCTGCACGGCACTGACCGCGCGGCGTTGCTGGCGCGCATCGCCGAAGTCGCCGAGGCCTTGGCGGCTCGTTTTCCGGGCGCCCTGCGGGCGCAGGAGGCGCTGTTTTCCTCGGCCATCCTGAAAAAGACCGGCTTGCGCCTGAGAGATGGCCAGGGTCCGGCCGCATAG
- a CDS encoding Lrp/AsnC family transcriptional regulator, with the protein MDRPKDPAAGAPLDAADRALINRLQGGFPISPRPFADVAQALGLDEDAVIARVARLRQCGALSRFGPLFQIERAGGAYCLAAMAVPRTQWERVVALVNRRIEVAHNYRREHALNMWFVLAAADPADIVACLRAIEQETGLPVLAFPKEREYFLEMKLEV; encoded by the coding sequence ATGGATAGGCCCAAGGACCCTGCCGCGGGCGCGCCGCTGGACGCTGCCGACCGCGCGCTGATCAATCGCCTGCAGGGCGGCTTTCCCATCAGCCCGCGTCCGTTCGCGGACGTCGCGCAGGCGCTGGGGCTGGACGAAGACGCCGTGATCGCGCGCGTGGCCCGCTTGCGCCAATGCGGCGCGCTGAGCCGTTTCGGCCCGCTGTTCCAGATCGAGCGCGCTGGCGGAGCGTACTGCCTGGCGGCGATGGCCGTGCCGCGGACGCAATGGGAGCGGGTGGTGGCACTGGTCAACCGCCGGATCGAGGTGGCGCACAACTACCGCCGCGAGCACGCCCTGAACATGTGGTTCGTGCTGGCGGCGGCCGACCCCGCCGACATCGTCGCCTGCCTGCGGGCCATCGAACAGGAGACGGGCTTGCCGGTGCTGGCGTTTCCGAAAGAGCGCGAGTACTTCCTTGAAATGAAGCTGGAGGTCTGA